A window from Pseudobacteroides sp. encodes these proteins:
- the glgB gene encoding 1,4-alpha-glucan branching protein GlgB codes for MNIAADTEKIFEIINAESRDPYWLLGIHKVEDTSKKAKGLAIRTFIPNADSVKVIDEETNGSYLMEKIHESGLYEVKVWDKNDFFLYKYEVVDNCGNTYFMHDPYKFLPVISDFDLYLFNEGNHHKVYEKLGAHVLTIDGIKGTLFAVWAPCAKRVSVVGNFNQWDGRRNQMRCRGASGVWEIFIPGIATDEIYKYEIKTPHGEIYVKADPYAFYSELRPGTASVVHDIDEYKWNDDKWIKERSNNGTFDKPVSIYELHFGSWAKVPEDSERFLTYTEMADSLIKYVKDMGFTHIELLPISEYPFDGSWGYQITGYYSVTSRYGRPEEFMYFVDKCHENGIGVILDWVPAHFPKDGHGLARFDGTALYEHYDQRQGEHPDWGTHIFNYSRHEVRNFLVSNAVFWFEKYHIDGLRIDAVASMLYLDYAKKEGEWVPNQWGGKENVDAIDFMRQLNTTVYKYFPNVMMIAEESTSWALVSKPPHVGGLGFSYKWNMGWMNDFLRYVSKDPIYRKFHQGELTFSSVYAFSENFILVLSHDEVVHGKCSMINKMPGDYWQKFAGLRGSYGYMFAHPGKKLLFMGNEFAQFIEWDYKRSLDWHLLDYDMHKKMKDYVRDLNHIYQREAALHEVDFSNEGFEWIDCNDADNSIISFARKAKDWKNMIIVVCNFTPVLHTGYRIGVPVAGYYEEIFNSDSEIYGGSNQGNKGGMYSEKIECQGKQNSMLITVPPLGVVYFKLKELL; via the coding sequence ATGAATATTGCAGCTGATACAGAAAAGATTTTTGAGATTATTAATGCGGAATCAAGAGATCCCTATTGGTTATTGGGGATCCATAAGGTGGAGGACACTTCCAAAAAAGCAAAGGGGTTAGCCATAAGGACGTTCATTCCCAATGCTGATAGTGTCAAGGTTATTGATGAAGAAACAAATGGTAGTTACCTGATGGAAAAGATTCATGAGAGTGGGCTTTACGAAGTAAAAGTTTGGGATAAGAATGACTTTTTTTTATACAAGTATGAGGTAGTGGACAATTGCGGGAACACATACTTTATGCATGATCCCTACAAGTTTTTGCCTGTTATATCGGATTTTGATCTTTACCTTTTTAATGAAGGCAATCACCATAAGGTATATGAAAAGCTTGGAGCACATGTTCTTACAATTGATGGAATTAAGGGAACTTTATTCGCGGTGTGGGCTCCCTGTGCAAAAAGGGTTAGTGTTGTAGGTAATTTCAACCAGTGGGACGGAAGAAGGAATCAAATGAGATGCAGGGGAGCATCGGGAGTATGGGAGATCTTTATACCGGGTATCGCAACCGATGAGATCTATAAATACGAAATCAAGACTCCTCACGGTGAAATATATGTGAAAGCTGACCCATATGCTTTTTATTCTGAATTAAGACCTGGAACAGCATCCGTGGTACATGATATTGATGAATACAAGTGGAATGATGATAAATGGATAAAAGAACGCAGCAATAATGGCACCTTTGATAAGCCTGTATCCATTTATGAACTGCATTTTGGATCTTGGGCAAAAGTTCCAGAAGATAGTGAGCGGTTTCTTACATACACTGAAATGGCGGATTCTCTAATTAAGTATGTTAAGGATATGGGCTTTACACACATAGAACTGCTTCCAATTTCAGAGTATCCTTTTGATGGTTCATGGGGATATCAAATAACCGGTTATTATTCGGTAACAAGTAGATATGGAAGACCTGAAGAATTCATGTATTTTGTTGACAAATGCCATGAAAATGGTATTGGGGTTATACTTGATTGGGTTCCTGCACATTTTCCAAAGGATGGACATGGACTTGCACGCTTTGACGGGACTGCATTATATGAGCACTATGATCAAAGGCAGGGTGAACATCCTGATTGGGGAACACATATATTCAATTATTCAAGACATGAGGTCCGTAACTTCCTTGTATCCAATGCAGTTTTCTGGTTTGAAAAATACCATATAGACGGTCTCAGAATTGATGCAGTTGCATCTATGCTTTATCTGGATTATGCAAAGAAAGAAGGAGAATGGGTGCCAAATCAATGGGGTGGAAAAGAGAATGTCGACGCCATAGATTTTATGAGGCAGCTAAATACAACGGTTTATAAGTATTTCCCTAATGTAATGATGATTGCAGAGGAATCAACCTCATGGGCACTTGTATCGAAGCCTCCTCATGTGGGCGGTTTAGGGTTTTCATACAAATGGAATATGGGATGGATGAATGACTTCTTAAGATATGTAAGCAAAGACCCAATTTATCGAAAGTTTCATCAGGGGGAACTTACATTTTCCTCAGTATATGCCTTTTCTGAAAACTTCATACTGGTGTTATCACATGATGAGGTGGTTCACGGCAAGTGTTCAATGATTAATAAAATGCCGGGAGATTATTGGCAAAAGTTTGCAGGTCTTAGGGGAAGCTACGGTTATATGTTTGCTCATCCCGGTAAGAAGCTTCTGTTCATGGGAAATGAGTTTGCACAGTTTATTGAATGGGATTATAAACGAAGCTTGGATTGGCATCTCTTAGATTATGACATGCATAAAAAAATGAAGGATTATGTCAGAGACTTAAACCACATTTATCAAAGGGAAGCGGCCCTCCATGAAGTTGACTTCAGCAATGAAGGTTTTGAATGGATTGATTGTAATGACGCTGATAACAGTATAATCAGCTTTGCCCGCAAAGCAAAGGATTGGAAGAACATGATTATAGTGGTTTGCAACTTTACACCGGTACTCCATACGGGATACAGAATCGGGGTTCCTGTGGCAGGTTATTATGAAGAAATATTCAACAGTGATTCTGAAATATACGGCGGAAGCAATCAGGGGAATAAAGGAGGCATGTATTCAGAAAAAATTGAATGTCAGGGCAAACAGAATTCCATGCTGATTACGGTACCGCCTCTAGGTGTTGTTTACTTTAAGCTTAAGGAGCTGCTGTAA
- a CDS encoding GGDEF domain-containing protein gives MAKNRAPEKGKIGFVAIFFVSLALCLTIGTAAFLLTGDYFTQNKDNPLALHAPFAAFSAVAAFIIFILFGLLLNRITIERTYIRELKNFKDFTDSIHNAQTEREVYERMYEFICRTVMVNNITLFYKNTIPVEGVDDSVENPWQRIGYEKVPLCNMSPRSCPVIRTGRECRIVSIQNGIKCAYQLNEYKQGSYVCLTIVSIDSPQSILQLYSQYENAFNDELIHKIKSYTEIAKTLIKSRRKMSTLDKSSKYDNLTKVYNRGYFTEYLRKQVEIALYSKENLSIMILDIDFFKKINDNYGHFAGDHVLALFAKLVVKEVRVTDLVARYGGEEFVVVLPSTDIVTAYDVAERVRETVEKAYMPPYGDIDIPSISCSIGVSALPLYSNNKDDLIKTADLALYQAKRDGRNRTKVYDKSMAMIKKE, from the coding sequence TTGGCAAAGAACAGGGCACCTGAAAAGGGCAAAATAGGCTTTGTGGCAATATTTTTTGTCTCTCTTGCTTTATGTTTAACAATAGGTACAGCAGCTTTTTTACTAACGGGTGACTACTTTACGCAAAATAAGGATAACCCCTTGGCTTTGCATGCTCCATTTGCAGCCTTTTCAGCTGTTGCAGCTTTTATAATATTCATTTTATTCGGATTGCTTCTTAACCGGATTACCATTGAAAGGACTTATATCAGAGAGCTTAAGAATTTTAAGGACTTTACTGACTCCATTCATAATGCACAAACAGAGAGAGAAGTATATGAAAGAATGTACGAGTTTATATGCCGTACTGTTATGGTTAACAATATAACCCTATTTTACAAAAATACCATTCCTGTGGAAGGGGTGGATGACAGTGTTGAAAACCCCTGGCAGAGAATAGGCTACGAGAAAGTGCCTCTTTGCAATATGTCACCAAGAAGCTGTCCGGTCATAAGGACAGGAAGGGAATGCAGGATTGTTAGCATACAGAATGGAATTAAATGTGCATACCAGCTTAATGAGTACAAGCAGGGAAGTTATGTTTGTCTCACAATAGTTAGCATTGACTCGCCCCAAAGTATTTTGCAGCTATATAGCCAATATGAAAACGCTTTTAATGACGAGTTGATCCATAAAATAAAGTCGTATACCGAAATAGCAAAAACTCTAATTAAAAGTAGGCGTAAGATGTCAACCCTAGATAAAAGCTCAAAATATGACAACCTTACAAAGGTGTATAACAGAGGATACTTTACAGAATATTTGAGAAAACAGGTTGAAATAGCTTTGTATTCTAAAGAAAATCTAAGCATTATGATACTTGATATAGACTTCTTCAAAAAAATCAACGATAATTATGGACACTTTGCAGGAGACCACGTATTGGCACTGTTTGCGAAGCTGGTTGTAAAGGAAGTAAGGGTAACTGATTTGGTGGCAAGATATGGCGGAGAAGAGTTTGTTGTAGTTTTGCCTTCAACTGATATTGTAACTGCATATGATGTTGCGGAAAGAGTTAGAGAAACAGTTGAAAAGGCATATATGCCGCCTTATGGAGATATTGACATTCCTTCAATAAGCTGCAGTATAGGCGTGTCTGCCCTCCCGCTATACAGTAATAATAAAGATGATCTTATTAAAACAGCAGATTTGGCGTTATATCAAGCAAAAAGGGATGGAAGGAACAGAACTAAGGTATACGATAAATCCATGGCAATGATAAAGAAAGAATAG
- a CDS encoding carbohydrate-binding protein, with protein MSSTGVKKVISLITLAVLLITSMPALSFADTVATKVSPYCTRTTTPLMSINLAGSDDVFFDGTTFTRQNSISNFSVMAKEPQFSTSEQGTRPNALDRIEAETLTVNNGLTVENSQDTDGGQNLAYIGNGDYAGYDFIYFPKGTKGFVARVATETEGGNIEIRLDHPGGELVGKCSVKNTGGYQKYIDVSCGLTGSIEGLHKVFLIFTGERDNGICNINWFKFTKGVFDPIKAKAFDSSSSNYYLYKSMDFGIEGPTKFKVRFINSISGTVDVKLDSPTGTTICTLNSTGMTNEIGCVESPLSYRVTGIHDLYLVDNSNGSVLNGVDWFAFDSLEEQVPQLDDNLSNLINTGIKGYNIEFSMNADRNSVYEVYLYTSDILKENKQVFDVVFNGTTADTVDSQKSGLRWEKKGPYLIKVLDDGKLQLNCVAKRGMASISGIRISKVSYSKPFKDVKISDWFYIQVMELASKGVIFGKGNDTYKPKESIIGEHVAYMTFNVMKYSISENDAVFRPDNYTKMNDIPTDFWAYQYMKSYYNYFFKEKMSKYDLNTRKAFSSKDFEANKKVRREEFAMAIIGARRLDYNKDGKVFVLDPDLEPGAKLNNYRDKDYDKITGSFRYFVELALEKSLMKGDQKGYLNPKNPVTRAEAASFIYNALNQKENNFIKPETGKATQVPRITMKKRKVNVGILTLPAPAWDSINNKQVNDSNPDFSIMELLDRNINKPMDWELNNPYPPAYNKYEFADTAKYNSAKMPNAPVQGSSTQIYWDPSTYFKDLRSIAKAQTDLEADITYTGVVGNSENITKSKLFKYWEVSLDDPNLTPEKIAKSYDILFQTSHGKITYSQDVQNKVKAFLNAGGQLWWENCLGLEIKSGDGFTDEVGFVSVRPGNNYKYAQIPVVNNGKMHPLFDNIFTIDPEKSSRSVAPGLMNKNSEISMLGDGEEWLNDDNRYISGLLPTDEVILNVQEPNNGKLYPNMAVRNVAGANGPAGRIVITTNDVGCGISKHVTRSGGKAVEDYKFCYNLFGWMSRVSVNFDDTNDSDWNGKDNIIVKATVANNGSKTQTYDLTPTYNSSLWDVQFTTEYKNIKAREPWILSLDAKGYPNKIRLEPNQSEEIAFRMDFKTLDSPKFEFTLRAIESGAVNTRDMDENTFALHNVKIIKPSLNVTNSSQDGKSFSVFIGTDNLKLNDIRPVNYDLTLKFKKGNTFVDPQNTIDRIEMDSGNYTNPAMEDMTISYTDAGGKPSVDITLNNVKFDTMEQRIKVNVYLKDSASKANYVVTGKLEAFDPITKKRLGYSDEAVMSLK; from the coding sequence ATGAGTAGTACGGGGGTAAAAAAAGTCATTTCATTGATCACGCTGGCTGTCTTACTAATCACGAGCATGCCTGCTTTAAGCTTTGCGGATACAGTAGCAACAAAAGTCAGTCCCTATTGTACAAGGACTACGACTCCGCTTATGAGTATCAATCTGGCGGGATCGGATGATGTTTTCTTTGATGGTACCACTTTTACAAGACAAAATTCTATAAGCAATTTTTCGGTAATGGCTAAGGAACCGCAGTTTTCTACTTCTGAGCAGGGAACCAGACCAAATGCATTGGACAGAATTGAAGCTGAGACCCTTACAGTAAATAATGGACTTACCGTAGAAAACAGTCAGGACACAGATGGCGGTCAAAACTTGGCGTACATAGGTAACGGCGATTATGCGGGATATGATTTTATATACTTTCCTAAAGGAACAAAAGGGTTTGTTGCTCGTGTAGCTACTGAAACAGAAGGCGGAAATATAGAAATCAGACTTGATCACCCGGGTGGAGAGCTTGTTGGAAAGTGCAGTGTAAAGAATACAGGCGGATACCAGAAATATATCGATGTTTCATGCGGTCTTACTGGAAGTATTGAAGGACTGCATAAGGTTTTTCTGATATTTACAGGTGAGAGGGATAATGGGATATGCAATATAAACTGGTTTAAATTCACCAAAGGTGTGTTTGATCCCATTAAAGCAAAGGCCTTTGACAGTTCAAGCTCCAATTATTACTTATATAAGTCCATGGATTTTGGCATTGAAGGACCTACAAAGTTTAAAGTCCGCTTTATAAACAGCATCAGCGGCACCGTAGATGTAAAGTTAGACAGTCCTACCGGAACAACAATCTGTACCCTTAACTCAACCGGGATGACAAATGAAATAGGCTGTGTGGAGAGCCCTCTAAGCTATAGAGTTACAGGGATTCACGATTTATATTTGGTTGACAACTCAAATGGAAGCGTGCTGAACGGCGTTGACTGGTTTGCATTTGATTCTTTGGAAGAGCAGGTGCCTCAGTTGGATGACAATCTGTCAAATCTTATAAACACTGGTATAAAAGGTTATAACATAGAATTTTCCATGAATGCAGACAGAAATAGTGTTTATGAAGTTTATTTGTACACTTCAGATATTCTCAAGGAGAACAAGCAGGTATTTGACGTGGTTTTTAACGGAACGACCGCTGATACCGTTGACAGTCAGAAATCGGGGCTTAGATGGGAAAAGAAAGGTCCATACCTTATAAAGGTTTTAGACGACGGAAAGCTCCAGTTAAACTGTGTTGCAAAACGTGGCATGGCTTCTATCTCCGGAATACGCATAAGCAAGGTAAGCTACTCAAAACCTTTCAAGGATGTAAAGATATCCGACTGGTTTTACATACAGGTTATGGAGCTTGCAAGCAAGGGTGTTATATTCGGAAAAGGAAATGATACCTACAAGCCAAAAGAATCAATTATCGGTGAACATGTGGCATACATGACGTTTAATGTAATGAAATACTCAATTTCCGAGAATGATGCTGTATTCAGACCTGATAATTACACCAAAATGAACGATATACCTACGGACTTTTGGGCGTATCAATACATGAAATCCTATTATAACTATTTCTTCAAGGAGAAAATGTCAAAATACGACTTGAATACGCGTAAAGCTTTTAGCAGCAAGGATTTTGAAGCTAATAAAAAGGTAAGGCGTGAAGAGTTCGCTATGGCTATTATAGGTGCGAGGCGTCTTGACTATAACAAAGACGGAAAGGTTTTTGTTCTTGATCCTGACCTTGAGCCGGGTGCTAAGCTCAACAACTACAGGGATAAGGATTACGATAAGATCACCGGTTCCTTCAGATATTTTGTGGAGCTTGCACTGGAAAAGTCCCTAATGAAGGGGGATCAGAAGGGATACTTAAACCCTAAAAACCCCGTTACCAGAGCTGAGGCTGCATCATTCATATACAACGCATTAAACCAGAAGGAAAACAATTTTATAAAGCCTGAAACAGGAAAGGCAACCCAGGTGCCAAGAATTACAATGAAGAAAAGAAAAGTCAATGTAGGAATACTGACACTTCCTGCACCGGCATGGGATTCCATAAACAACAAGCAGGTTAATGACTCTAATCCTGACTTTTCCATTATGGAGCTTTTAGACAGAAATATTAACAAGCCAATGGACTGGGAGCTTAACAATCCATACCCGCCGGCTTACAACAAGTATGAATTTGCCGATACTGCAAAGTATAACAGTGCAAAAATGCCGAATGCACCGGTTCAGGGCTCATCAACCCAGATATATTGGGATCCTTCCACGTATTTTAAGGATTTGAGGAGCATTGCCAAGGCACAGACTGACCTTGAGGCTGATATAACCTATACAGGGGTTGTAGGAAATTCTGAAAACATAACAAAGTCCAAGCTGTTTAAGTATTGGGAGGTTTCACTTGACGATCCTAATCTTACTCCGGAAAAGATAGCAAAGAGCTACGATATATTGTTCCAAACATCTCACGGTAAGATAACATACTCTCAAGATGTACAAAACAAGGTAAAAGCTTTCCTAAATGCAGGAGGTCAGCTGTGGTGGGAAAACTGTCTCGGACTGGAGATCAAGTCAGGAGATGGATTTACAGACGAAGTTGGTTTTGTATCGGTGCGTCCTGGAAACAACTATAAATATGCACAAATTCCTGTTGTAAACAATGGAAAAATGCATCCGCTGTTTGACAACATATTTACAATAGATCCTGAGAAGTCAAGCCGTTCTGTTGCACCGGGGCTAATGAATAAAAACAGTGAGATATCAATGCTCGGTGATGGGGAAGAATGGTTAAATGATGACAATAGGTATATATCCGGGCTGCTGCCTACAGATGAAGTAATATTAAATGTTCAAGAGCCTAACAACGGCAAATTATATCCTAACATGGCAGTAAGAAATGTTGCAGGAGCAAATGGGCCTGCTGGAAGAATAGTTATAACCACTAACGATGTTGGGTGCGGAATCTCAAAGCATGTTACAAGATCAGGAGGAAAGGCTGTTGAAGACTACAAGTTCTGCTACAACCTGTTTGGATGGATGTCAAGGGTATCGGTAAACTTTGATGATACTAATGACAGTGATTGGAACGGAAAAGATAATATAATTGTTAAAGCAACAGTAGCAAACAACGGTTCCAAGACTCAAACATATGATCTTACACCAACATATAATTCCAGCCTTTGGGATGTCCAATTCACAACAGAGTATAAGAATATAAAAGCTAGGGAGCCGTGGATATTAAGTCTTGATGCCAAAGGATACCCCAATAAAATCAGGCTTGAACCCAATCAATCAGAGGAAATCGCTTTCAGAATGGACTTTAAGACATTGGACAGTCCTAAATTTGAGTTTACATTGCGTGCAATTGAATCCGGAGCTGTAAATACTCGTGATATGGATGAAAATACATTTGCACTTCACAATGTAAAGATTATTAAACCATCATTAAATGTTACAAATAGCAGCCAGGATGGCAAAAGCTTCAGCGTATTCATAGGTACCGATAATCTAAAGCTGAACGATATAAGACCTGTAAACTATGATTTGACATTAAAGTTTAAGAAGGGTAATACATTTGTTGATCCGCAAAACACTATTGACCGTATAGAGATGGACTCGGGTAATTATACCAACCCAGCCATGGAAGACATGACAATTAGCTATACAGATGCAGGCGGAAAACCATCGGTTGACATAACATTAAATAATGTGAAGTTTGATACAATGGAACAAAGGATAAAAGTTAATGTATACCTAAAAGACAGTGCAAGTAAGGCAAATTATGTGGTAACAGGCAAGCTGGAAGCTTTTGATCCAATAACAAAGAAAAGACTCGGGTATTCCGATGAGGCGGTTATGAGCCTCAAATAA
- a CDS encoding DUF5050 domain-containing protein has protein sequence MRLTGGEILNLPQLAGQAFGEVILKACSFNMDDRFESSIEMRKALESVLEGMKDEEKNEAILFPKADGGSEESKNDGSNEELKADADNEESKADAYNEEPKIDTENEKSKSDGGNEKLRNDFEEELDKNPLSRTINLFGPALITNKFLNERGNSLGNIVNGGIAAQQGLWVYYSNVGRGLYRSKLDGSDLGMLCEDSAWFINVIGNWIYYSNASDEDRLYKISIDGLERTRLNDDKTWDINVLGDWIYYCNESDGFKIYKIKTDGTCRIKLNNDSSYSLNVEHNWIYYSNKSDKGKIYKIRTDGANRTKINNNESDFLNVYNDWIYYSNKGDGFKLYRVGTFGGSDEMLNTGMCRNINVHGDWVYYTNKSEGGKMCRLRADGGIQETVAVYKGDFLNMVDEFVFFCNKNDGEKLYRIGTDGSMPEEVEVHDLPSSDDDWFSL, from the coding sequence TTGAGATTGACTGGAGGTGAAATATTAAACCTGCCTCAGCTGGCAGGGCAGGCCTTTGGTGAAGTTATACTTAAAGCTTGCTCTTTTAACATGGATGACAGGTTTGAATCTTCAATTGAAATGAGAAAGGCATTAGAAAGTGTACTTGAAGGGATGAAGGATGAAGAAAAGAATGAGGCAATACTATTTCCAAAGGCTGACGGAGGCAGCGAGGAATCAAAAAATGACGGAAGCAACGAAGAACTAAAAGCTGATGCAGACAACGAGGAATCAAAAGCTGACGCATACAATGAAGAACCAAAAATTGATACAGAAAATGAGAAGTCAAAATCTGACGGAGGCAATGAAAAATTACGCAATGATTTTGAAGAGGAACTTGATAAAAACCCTCTAAGCAGAACCATAAACCTGTTCGGGCCTGCATTGATCACTAATAAGTTTTTAAACGAAAGAGGCAATTCACTGGGCAATATTGTTAATGGAGGTATAGCGGCACAGCAGGGATTGTGGGTATACTATTCCAATGTGGGAAGAGGTCTTTATAGGTCAAAGCTGGATGGAAGTGACTTGGGAATGCTGTGTGAGGACAGTGCCTGGTTTATAAATGTTATTGGAAACTGGATTTACTACAGCAACGCTTCTGATGAGGACAGACTGTATAAAATCAGTATCGATGGACTGGAGAGAACAAGGCTTAACGATGATAAAACCTGGGATATTAACGTTTTAGGGGACTGGATTTATTACTGCAATGAGAGTGACGGGTTTAAAATTTACAAAATAAAGACCGATGGGACATGCAGGATTAAACTTAATAATGATTCTTCCTACAGTCTTAACGTCGAGCATAATTGGATCTATTATTCCAACAAGAGCGATAAGGGAAAAATCTATAAAATCAGGACTGATGGTGCCAACAGGACTAAAATAAACAATAATGAGTCGGACTTTTTAAATGTATATAATGACTGGATTTATTACAGTAACAAAGGTGACGGCTTTAAGCTTTACCGGGTTGGGACTTTCGGCGGAAGTGATGAAATGCTGAATACCGGTATGTGCCGCAACATAAATGTTCACGGAGATTGGGTGTACTATACAAATAAGTCTGAGGGTGGTAAAATGTGCAGACTAAGAGCAGACGGGGGTATCCAGGAGACAGTTGCAGTGTATAAAGGTGACTTTTTAAACATGGTGGATGAATTTGTCTTTTTCTGCAATAAGAATGACGGGGAGAAACTATATAGGATTGGTACAGACGGGAGTATGCCGGAAGAAGTGGAAGTCCATGATTTGCCTTCCTCCGATGATGATTGGTTTTCTCTATAA
- a CDS encoding TetR/AcrR family transcriptional regulator encodes MNNTFESLPEEKRKLIIDVSMEEFARNGYEKASTNVIVKKAGISKGILFHYFGNKKNLFLYIIDYAMDVFLEKFYSMDEQVPSDLFDKIIHWGLKKLKLYYELPLVSKLIMKAYINIPDELKEEMSVRYRKIYNENLPLFLNDIDTTKFREGVDKEKAVELIMLCLEGLNGKYIQKFRSDPEAGIPQMDEIFNQMKEYFEILKGGLYGSPQ; translated from the coding sequence TTGAATAATACTTTTGAAAGTCTTCCGGAGGAAAAAAGAAAGCTTATAATTGATGTGAGCATGGAGGAGTTTGCACGAAACGGCTATGAAAAGGCTTCAACCAATGTTATTGTGAAAAAAGCAGGCATATCCAAGGGAATACTATTCCACTACTTCGGCAATAAAAAAAATCTGTTCCTATATATAATTGATTATGCTATGGATGTGTTTTTGGAGAAGTTTTATAGCATGGATGAACAGGTGCCTTCAGATTTGTTCGATAAAATTATACACTGGGGGCTTAAGAAGCTGAAACTGTATTATGAGCTTCCTCTGGTATCCAAGCTAATAATGAAAGCCTATATCAATATTCCAGATGAGTTAAAGGAAGAGATGTCAGTCAGGTACCGGAAAATTTATAATGAGAATCTTCCCTTGTTCCTCAATGATATAGACACCACAAAATTCAGAGAAGGTGTAGACAAGGAAAAAGCTGTTGAACTTATAATGCTGTGTCTTGAAGGCCTAAACGGCAAGTATATCCAGAAATTCAGAAGCGATCCTGAGGCCGGCATACCTCAAATGGATGAAATATTTAATCAAATGAAGGAATACTTTGAGATACTAAAAGGCGGGCTGTATGGAAGCCCGCAGTAA
- a CDS encoding ABC transporter permease subunit gives MTIFLRELKRYRKGFIIWTTCLVSSNVGMMLMYPTFANSPDQLQGYMKSLPKGMLRGLGIETLNLGQILDFFAYVFLYIILFGAAYAMLLGSSIISREESEKTIEFLLAKPVTRNGVITQKAMAVFFYITLFNIIFVVVDYFTFEGIKQSDYSISAFLLIHVGLYLLQLTFAAAGFFISIFVTKAKTIYPVTFGVVLGAFFINIVSAISDKLENLKYITPFNYVNPSNIVVNKTIEPVYIIIMLGIIVLSTILTYVAYNRKNISV, from the coding sequence ATGACCATATTTTTAAGGGAGCTTAAAAGGTATAGGAAAGGGTTTATTATTTGGACCACATGCCTTGTTTCATCTAATGTAGGAATGATGCTGATGTATCCCACCTTTGCAAATTCGCCTGACCAGCTTCAAGGATATATGAAAAGCTTGCCAAAAGGAATGCTTCGGGGACTTGGTATTGAAACATTGAATCTTGGACAAATACTGGATTTTTTTGCCTATGTTTTTTTGTATATTATTCTCTTTGGAGCAGCATATGCAATGCTTTTAGGCTCAAGCATAATTTCCAGGGAAGAAAGCGAAAAAACCATTGAGTTTTTGCTTGCAAAGCCAGTAACCAGGAATGGCGTTATAACTCAAAAGGCGATGGCAGTATTTTTCTACATTACCTTGTTTAATATAATATTTGTCGTGGTGGATTATTTCACATTTGAGGGAATAAAGCAATCAGACTATTCAATTTCAGCATTTTTACTTATTCATGTAGGGTTATATCTTTTGCAATTGACGTTTGCTGCAGCGGGTTTCTTTATTTCTATATTTGTAACTAAAGCAAAAACAATATATCCCGTTACATTTGGGGTCGTATTGGGAGCTTTTTTCATTAACATTGTCTCTGCAATATCGGATAAACTTGAGAATCTTAAGTACATTACACCATTTAATTATGTAAACCCGTCAAATATTGTAGTCAACAAAACTATTGAGCCTGTTTATATAATCATAATGCTTGGGATTATCGTGCTATCCACCATACTGACTTATGTGGCGTACAACAGAAAAAACATCTCTGTCTAA